CCGCTGCGTTCGATCTTCGGGTATTGACGCATGCCTTCCCCGCCCTTACCCTTGTCGAGAATCTCGAGGAGTTTGCCATCTGTGGAGTACAGGTGCAGTTCCCACGGGCCGTTCGGTGCGTTGAAGTAACCGGAGTTCTTTTGCACGTTGCGCTGGAACGTTCTATTCAAGCGGTCGGCGACGCTGCGGGCATGAACGAGCGAAACATCGGCGAGATTCCAGGATATCGGCACGCCACCCATGTCGAATATGAGTACAGCATCGACATCGGTTTCTTCCTTCATCGTGAATTTCCAGCTGAAGTTCTGCCAGCTCGTGCTCAAGTCGAGAATACGGCCGTTTGCATACGGTGTATAGCTTTCGCAGTCCTTCTTGATGTTCACGTTGAGCGTACGCGGCTTGTCAGCCTTGGCGCGCATGCTAAAGATGTACGTTACACCCTTGTGGAGCGCGAAATGCTGCTTGAACTGGAGATTCCAGGAATCCTTGCCGCCCTTCTTGATGTCGAAATGCACAACGCCATCCTTGACGGTGACATCGCCCTTTCCACCCCAGAAGTCGGTCGTCCAGCCAGAAAGCGGATCTTCGGCGTTGAATTCACCGTTTTCGATGATGTTCGCGCCAGTTCCCTGAGAACCGGTTGTGAAATCCTTATTCTGGATAAAGTTTGGAATCACGCTTGTGTTCTGGATGCCGAGAGGACTATCGACAGCGACTTCCTTGCCCCAGCCAATAAGCGTGTTGTAGGAGCCGTGAACCGTCATATCCATTTCTGGACTGTCGAAGTTACCCGGGCCCCAGCTCCATGCGAGCCAGCCGATGTTCAAGCGTTCGCATTCCGACATGATAAACTTGTACGGAATTTCACGAACACCGCCTGCAGCCACCGGAGCAAATTCACCGACAATCAGGGGAATCTTACGCTTGAGGGATTCTTCGAGCGTACCCTTGATGCGGTCCTTGACGGTTTCGTAGCCTGTTGCCACCGGATTGTGGCGTTCGGTCGGCCACCACATGTGAATCGAGAAAATCAAGTTGTGTTCGGGGTCTGCCTGCAAAAGCTTTGGGCCCACGTTCAACAAATTCTTTTCGTTCTGGCCCCATTCGTCGGCGTCGATCATAATCGGCACACGCACACCAGAGGCGCGGAGCTTTGTGACGATGATGTTATAGGCGTTGAAAAAGTCATCGGCGCTCTGAGCCTTGTCGCCCGGTTCGTTACCGATGTTCAAAATCAAATATTCCTGATGATTGTAAATCATCTGGAGTGTTTCTTCGCGAAGCCAAAATTCAAGGGCGTCGCTCAGGCGGTCCCAGTTACCGGTCGTGTCATGAATTTCCGGGATAGGAATCATGCCGTTGGCAATACAAAGCGAAATAATGTTGTCGAGGTCGCTGATGCGGCCACGAGTATTCCAAACAATTCTTACACAGTTTGCGCCAGTCTTTGCAATTTCAGGAATGGTCTTGCCTTCACGATCCGTCCAAATAAACATGTGGTTTACACCACGAAGAACAACCTTTTCGTTGTCCTTGCTATACAGAAAAGAATCTTGAACGAAAAAGCCCGGTTTCACAGATGAGCCGTTCATGTCTTTAATTTTCTCCATAATGTCAATTAATCCATTATAAATATACAACTAAATGTTTTTTAGAGCCAAAATTTTTTCGCATATATAAAAAATTCAGCGCTCATTCATGGACTTTTTGAGCAAAATATGTGCCACAAGGCGTAAGCTCAGCTATTTGAGCCTTATGGACGCTGACGCGTTTGATTTGGCGACTTCAGATGGAAGTTGCGGCGGCACTACATTTCCGATGTTTTTCGCCGAGTAGTTCGATAACGAACGTTCAGGAAGATGTTTCCAGTAGCGTACAGGCAGGCAACGTCGAAGAAGGCGCGGGTTGAGCCGCTCCTTGATTGCCATCGTGTCGTAGTAAGACTTCCACATACGAGTAAATTCATCTGGAGGCGCGTGCGCCGAAATGTAACTCGGGTCAGGAACCGTTACAAAATGTGTCCGGTAATTCTCGTAATAGACGCCAAAGCCTCGCTTGACATCAATAATCGCCCATGTGCCGTTGGGGTAACGGCATCGGAAATGCCCGACAATCATTTCGAGAATGTCGTACTTGGGTTCGATTTCAGCGATGTACATACCATCGGGGGCTTTATTGAAGCGCACCATTCCGTACATGTTGTCCATTTCGCGACGCACGGAACGCGCGATGGTAATGAGCGGAATCATTTCGAGACTTGACGGATTGCGACCGTAATTCGGGTCTAGCCCCGCAAAAAGCTTGCGCAAGTACGCAAGAATGTTCATCTCGATGTTTGCGTCTTCGGAACGGAAACACGTTTCGAGTAAATTCAATACGTCCTTGCTTGCTGCTTTGGTAATAGCTCGCTTGAGGCGGTTGGCGGAATCTTCAGACGTTTCAACGTGGAAGGGTTGCGCGAAAAGGTCAGTTGCCGCTTCACGTTCCGCTTCGTACGTGCGTTCGGCGACAAAGCAAGAAACATCGAGATGTTGGCGGTAAATCTCGAAAACGGCACTCAAGAAGCCGTCGAAAGTAGAATCGTAATGAATCGCGAGGGACATTGTTTAGTAGTTAGTCAATGGTCATTAGTTATTAGTTGTTTGCGATTGACAAAGCGTTAGTGTATGGTGCGGCTTTTGGCTGTGGCAGCGCTGCGGGCATGGAGTCGAACAGGTCGAGTTGATCGTTCTTGGGTTTGCCTGCAATAAGCAAGGGGCGAATCATCTCAGGGTAAAGCTTGTGGAGTTCTCGCGGTACGTCGCTATCGTAGATGAAGTATTTTGCGCGCTTGAGCACCACCCCCATTTTCTTTAAATGCTCGAGCCTGATTTTAGAATAACGCCTTCCACTGACAATGAGCTGAGCTGACCTCACGCCAATGCCGGGCACGCGCAAAATCATCTCGTAATCGGCGGATTGCAAATCGACCGGGAAACATTCCGGATGGCGGAGTGCCCACATCACTTTCGGATCCAAATCCGGGTCCAGGAACGGATTTTTCTCGTCAAGAATCTCGTTGTACTCGAACTTGTAAAAACGCATGAGCCAGTCGGCCTGATAAAGCCGGTGTTCGCGTAAAAGTGGCGGTTTTGTGGTAATTACGGGCAAGCGCTTGTCCGCATTTATGGGTACATAACCTGAGAAATAAACACGCTTCATTTGCTGTTGCTTGTAAAAGCCTGCCGAAAGCGTCAAAATCTGGAAGTCGGTCTCCCCCGATGCTCCGACAATCATCTGCGTGCTCTGCCCTGCCGGCAAGAACTTCGGAGAGTACTTGGACTTGTCCGTTTTGTATTCAAGCTTGCGTTCTGCCAAAAAATTCATCGGGCGGTAAATGGATGCAAAATTCTTTTCGGGCGCGAGGTATTGCAACTGCTTGTCCGAAGGAATTTCGATATTCACGCTGCTGCGGTCGGCATAAAGCCCGGCCTCGAACAAAAGCCTAGAACTTGCGCCGGGGATCGCCTTTAAATGGATGTAACCGCCAAAATGGTGTACCAAACGCAATTCCTTAGCCACCTTAATTAACAGTTCCATCGTGTAATCTGGCGAGCCAATCACGGCCGAGCTCAAGAAAAGCCCTTCAATGTAATTGCGGCGGTAAAATTCCAACGTGAGGTTAATGAGTTCTTTGGGCGTAAAAGTCGCTCGTGGGATATCGTTACTGCGTCGGTTCACGCAATAAGCACAATCGTACTTGCAGGCATTACTGAACAGCACTTTCAATAGCGAAATGCAGCGACCATCGGCGCTCCATGTGTGGCAAATGCCCGAGCTATGCCCGCACCCCATTCCGCCTTTTGGCGAATTGCGCTTGGAACCGCTCGACGAGCACGAAACATCGTACTTGGCGGCATCGCCTAGAATGTTCAGTTTATCGCGTAAATCCATTTTTTCCCATCGTTTTTAACGACACACTTGTTTACTTGCCTTTTTGTTCACTAAATATAATATTAACTGCACAAAAAAGCAAGTGTAAAATGGCTCTGTCAAGCCAATCCGTATAAAAAGTAGGTGCTAGCAAACTTTTCTCAATTTGTAAGCCCCTAGAAAACTGCATTTTTACTTCAAAAACGCCATTTTTAGGTAGTTTTTAGGTTTCGGCGCCGCAGCATAACCACAGCCAAAAAATAGCCGTACGACCAGACTTGACAGAGCCGTGGCTAAAACCGCAGCGTTGGCGCAGTTTTTCGGAAATAACCACGCAGCTATATAAAAAGGCTTGACAGAGCCATAAAAACGGCTCTGTCAAGTCATTTTATACGGTTCCATTGCCATAGCAAAAAATGTCGGTTTCGTAAGCCCCTCCGAAGCTGTTTATTCACTACAGAATTGCAGAATTTAGACTTTTTTGGCCATTTTTGGTTTCCGCAGCGTTTCTACAGCCATACGATTTGGTGTGACAGAGCCGTGGTGATTTTTGCAGCCTAAAAACAGTTGGAATGCAGTGACCATGCAATTTTGTAAAAAAATACAGTTTGGCTTGACAGAGCCCCACAAGGAAGTGCAACATGAAAAATTCCGAAGTAATCAAGGTCACCAAGGGCCGCCAAAGAGAAGCCCTCAAAATCGTCAAGAGAATCGAAGCCAGGCTGATGGCATTCCAGACAAACAAAAAAAAACAACTGGGGCCACGCCGGTTCCATGGGCGCTCTCTGGGATAAACTCATTGAAACCGAAACCTTCACCGACTTTCTCAAGTAATAGGAGCGACGCCATGACCCTCGAACAAAAGATGGATTTCCTCATTGAGAACGGAATCGCCACCGAAGAAGAAATCAAGCTCGTGACCTGCATCAACGGCTGGAACGACGAAACGTTTGACGACATCTACTATGCCCGCGCCGGCCCACTGCAAGGTCAGCCATTGCTTGCCCGCTCACCGCGGCGAAGAAATCACGGACTCCGTGATGGACAATCTCGACGTGAACATGAGCTTCGAAGAAGCAGAAAACCGCTTGCATGCACACAAGGCTGTGCTGTGGCAGGTCATGAAGCCGACTAGCGAATTCGGTAAGTAATTTTCGGCAGGCAAACCGCCCGCTCAAAAAATTAGCCCGCGAGAAATCGCGGGTCTTTTTTATATTTGCGGTTATGGAAACCTATATTTTTCAGCATGTTGAATACGAAGGTCCGGGAGCGATTCTCCCCTACCTGCAGGCCAAGGGGCACAACGTTCATATCGTGCGCCTTTACGCCGGCGACCCCATTCCTCATGAAGACGACGTGGACTTCGCCATCTTGATGGGTGGGCCCATGAGCGTTCTGGACGAAACAAAGTACCCTCATTTTGTTCGCGAAAAAGAACTTTGCTGCGACATGGTGCAGCTGGGCAAGCCCCTTCTGGGAATCTGCCTCGGTGCCCAGATGATCGCAAGCGCCTTTGGCGCGGCCATCAAGAAAAATCCCGAAAAGGAAATCGGCTGGTTCCCCGTCACCTTCACCGGCGATGCAGTCGAAGAAATGAATTTGCCCGAAAGCCTGGACGTTTTCCATTGGCATGGCGAAACCTTTGACATTCCAGAACTACCGGGCATTGCAGAACCATTCGCCTTTAGTGAAGCCTGCCAGAATCAGGCATTCAAAATCGGCAGCGGAATCGCATTGCAGTTCCATCTAGAAGCCACGCCCGAATCCATGGAAAGCATGTTAAAGAACGGCGACGACGAAATCAAGGCAGGCATTGCCGCAGGTTTTGACTACGTTCAAAACCCGAAGGACATCCGCATTGCCGGTAAGACCGCCATGGGCCCCGCCAACGAATTGCTGGTAAAAATCTTGGATTACCTGTTGGAAGAAAAATAAGCAGGATGATTTTGAATAAAGGCAAATAGGT
This is a stretch of genomic DNA from Fibrobacter sp. UWB13. It encodes these proteins:
- a CDS encoding type 1 glutamine amidotransferase; the protein is METYIFQHVEYEGPGAILPYLQAKGHNVHIVRLYAGDPIPHEDDVDFAILMGGPMSVLDETKYPHFVREKELCCDMVQLGKPLLGICLGAQMIASAFGAAIKKNPEKEIGWFPVTFTGDAVEEMNLPESLDVFHWHGETFDIPELPGIAEPFAFSEACQNQAFKIGSGIALQFHLEATPESMESMLKNGDDEIKAGIAAGFDYVQNPKDIRIAGKTAMGPANELLVKILDYLLEEK
- a CDS encoding cellulase family glycosylhydrolase, encoding MEKIKDMNGSSVKPGFFVQDSFLYSKDNEKVVLRGVNHMFIWTDREGKTIPEIAKTGANCVRIVWNTRGRISDLDNIISLCIANGMIPIPEIHDTTGNWDRLSDALEFWLREETLQMIYNHQEYLILNIGNEPGDKAQSADDFFNAYNIIVTKLRASGVRVPIMIDADEWGQNEKNLLNVGPKLLQADPEHNLIFSIHMWWPTERHNPVATGYETVKDRIKGTLEESLKRKIPLIVGEFAPVAAGGVREIPYKFIMSECERLNIGWLAWSWGPGNFDSPEMDMTVHGSYNTLIGWGKEVAVDSPLGIQNTSVIPNFIQNKDFTTGSQGTGANIIENGEFNAEDPLSGWTTDFWGGKGDVTVKDGVVHFDIKKGGKDSWNLQFKQHFALHKGVTYIFSMRAKADKPRTLNVNIKKDCESYTPYANGRILDLSTSWQNFSWKFTMKEETDVDAVLIFDMGGVPISWNLADVSLVHARSVADRLNRTFQRNVQKNSGYFNAPNGPWELHLYSTDGKLLEILDKGKGGEGMRQYPKIERSGIMVIKDLG
- a CDS encoding TIGR03915 family putative DNA repair protein — translated: MSLAIHYDSTFDGFLSAVFEIYRQHLDVSCFVAERTYEAEREAATDLFAQPFHVETSEDSANRLKRAITKAASKDVLNLLETCFRSEDANIEMNILAYLRKLFAGLDPNYGRNPSSLEMIPLITIARSVRREMDNMYGMVRFNKAPDGMYIAEIEPKYDILEMIVGHFRCRYPNGTWAIIDVKRGFGVYYENYRTHFVTVPDPSYISAHAPPDEFTRMWKSYYDTMAIKERLNPRLLRRCLPVRYWKHLPERSLSNYSAKNIGNVVPPQLPSEVAKSNASASIRLK
- a CDS encoding putative DNA modification/repair radical SAM protein, yielding MDLRDKLNILGDAAKYDVSCSSSGSKRNSPKGGMGCGHSSGICHTWSADGRCISLLKVLFSNACKYDCAYCVNRRSNDIPRATFTPKELINLTLEFYRRNYIEGLFLSSAVIGSPDYTMELLIKVAKELRLVHHFGGYIHLKAIPGASSRLLFEAGLYADRSSVNIEIPSDKQLQYLAPEKNFASIYRPMNFLAERKLEYKTDKSKYSPKFLPAGQSTQMIVGASGETDFQILTLSAGFYKQQQMKRVYFSGYVPINADKRLPVITTKPPLLREHRLYQADWLMRFYKFEYNEILDEKNPFLDPDLDPKVMWALRHPECFPVDLQSADYEMILRVPGIGVRSAQLIVSGRRYSKIRLEHLKKMGVVLKRAKYFIYDSDVPRELHKLYPEMIRPLLIAGKPKNDQLDLFDSMPAALPQPKAAPYTNALSIANN